In Marivirga salinae, a single window of DNA contains:
- a CDS encoding dihydroorotase — protein sequence MRTYIKAVKIINPASQWHNQSVNLLVDDGVITEINPSEKIDADIVIEEKELHASASWLDMRVFSGEPGEEYREDFESLANVLEAGGFGSALLMPNTNPIIQNKADIKTVMSRNSGQVVQILPSAAVTINCDGENLNEMLDVYHAGAIAFTDGAQPLWNSDILVKSLQYLQKFDGLLMTMPQDHKLALFGQMNEGIVSTGLGLKGIPHLAEEIIIQRDLELLKYAGGKLHFSCISSAKSVEMIRNAKAEGLNVTCDVNIHHLILDDENLESFDTHYKVLPPLRTQKDIEALILGVNDGTIDVIVSSHQPYDQDHKKMEFDLAEFGIMGAQIMYPMYHKFLANKIELSTFINCIEANPKKILNLPQAKIEKGAPADFTLFSNDMKWEFNTESNFSKSDNSPFMGQSFTAKAIGVFKHRHQYLESKFTNS from the coding sequence ATGCGAACTTACATCAAGGCTGTCAAAATCATTAATCCTGCCTCTCAGTGGCACAATCAGTCCGTTAATTTATTGGTGGATGATGGTGTAATTACAGAAATCAATCCTTCCGAAAAAATAGATGCTGATATCGTTATAGAGGAAAAAGAACTGCATGCTTCCGCTTCATGGCTGGATATGCGCGTTTTTTCTGGGGAACCTGGTGAAGAATATAGAGAAGATTTTGAAAGTTTAGCGAATGTTTTGGAAGCAGGTGGATTTGGAAGTGCTTTATTAATGCCCAATACAAATCCTATCATTCAAAATAAAGCGGATATTAAAACGGTGATGTCCCGAAATAGTGGACAAGTTGTTCAAATTTTACCTTCGGCAGCCGTTACCATTAATTGTGATGGTGAGAATTTAAACGAGATGCTGGATGTTTACCATGCAGGTGCTATTGCCTTTACGGATGGCGCACAGCCTTTATGGAATAGTGATATCTTAGTGAAATCTTTGCAATATCTTCAAAAATTTGATGGTTTACTGATGACCATGCCACAAGATCACAAATTGGCTCTTTTCGGACAAATGAATGAAGGCATCGTCAGCACAGGTTTAGGCTTAAAAGGAATCCCACATTTGGCAGAGGAAATTATTATCCAGCGTGATTTAGAATTGTTGAAATATGCGGGCGGAAAGCTGCACTTTAGCTGTATCAGCAGTGCCAAGAGTGTCGAAATGATCAGGAATGCTAAGGCTGAAGGTTTAAATGTAACTTGCGATGTGAACATTCATCATTTAATACTAGATGATGAAAATTTGGAATCTTTTGACACTCATTATAAAGTTTTGCCTCCTTTAAGAACACAGAAAGATATTGAAGCTTTGATTTTAGGAGTGAATGACGGAACTATTGATGTAATCGTTTCTTCACATCAGCCTTACGATCAAGATCATAAAAAAATGGAGTTTGATTTGGCAGAATTTGGCATCATGGGTGCTCAAATTATGTATCCGATGTATCATAAATTCCTTGCTAATAAAATTGAGCTTTCAACATTTATCAATTGCATAGAAGCTAATCCTAAAAAGATATTGAACCTGCCACAGGCAAAAATAGAAAAAGGAGCTCCGGCCGATTTCACATTATTTTCTAATGATATGAAATGGGAATTTAATACTGAAAGTAATTTTTCTAAAAGTGATAATTCTCCATTTATGGGTCAAAGCTTTACAGCTAAGGCAATAGGGGTTTTTAAACACAGACACCAATATTTAGAATCAAAATTTACAAATTCCTGA
- a CDS encoding DUF4199 domain-containing protein, with the protein MNLLVKSPLRFSLIAAFFVILMFFILIMLDKNPVIYSSNIIFIGPLLSLFLFFAIKVFRDTNPDGLRFWQGFSIGILYTLFFTLFYSIVLWSDATLFETDHFDEYRAMIIEKIIAGKDMLVDKMGEQGYQDYLKSGESSNARIIGSLAVNNIIIGALVTPLISLFMRTSEPKRV; encoded by the coding sequence ATGAATTTATTAGTCAAAAGCCCTTTAAGGTTCAGCTTAATTGCCGCATTTTTTGTGATCCTGATGTTTTTCATCTTGATTATGTTAGATAAAAACCCGGTGATCTATTCCAGTAATATCATTTTTATTGGTCCGCTCCTGAGTTTATTTTTATTCTTTGCTATAAAGGTATTTCGAGATACAAATCCTGATGGATTGAGATTTTGGCAAGGCTTTTCAATAGGAATTTTATACACCTTATTTTTCACCCTATTTTATTCTATTGTATTGTGGTCAGATGCTACATTATTTGAAACTGATCATTTTGATGAATATAGAGCTATGATAATTGAAAAAATAATAGCCGGGAAAGATATGTTAGTGGACAAAATGGGCGAGCAAGGTTATCAGGATTATCTGAAATCAGGTGAATCATCGAATGCACGAATCATTGGTAGCTTAGCAGTTAATAATATTATAATTGGTGCATTAGTGACCCCTTTAATTTCCCTTTTCATGAGAACCAGTGAACCCAAAAGAGTATGA
- a CDS encoding glycosyltransferase family 2 protein, which translates to MKYNISIVIPVFNEEESLPELTDWINRVMAIHPLLSYEILMIDDGSSDDSWNIIEELSQKHIPLKGIKFSRNYGKSAALHTGFKHAKGEVVITMDADMQDSPEEIPALYDMVVKDGFDIVSGWKKKRHDPISKTIPSKFFNFVTRKISGIKLHDFNCGLKAYRSKVVKNIEVYGEMHRYIPVIAKWNGFRKIGEKVVQHRARKYGETKYGLERFLYGFLDLLSITFVSKFKKSPMHFFGAFGTLSFIAGFFITIYIIGRKFYEIHYKLPVREVTDQPLFFLALVALIVGVQLFLAGFVGEMITMNSPRKIDYIVDEQTGF; encoded by the coding sequence ATGAAGTATAATATAAGCATCGTTATACCGGTTTTTAATGAAGAGGAATCATTGCCTGAATTAACCGATTGGATTAATCGAGTGATGGCTATTCATCCATTATTGAGTTATGAAATATTGATGATTGATGATGGAAGTTCAGATGATTCATGGAATATCATTGAGGAGCTTTCTCAAAAACACATTCCGCTTAAAGGAATTAAATTTTCTAGAAATTACGGAAAATCAGCGGCACTTCATACGGGTTTCAAACATGCAAAGGGCGAGGTAGTCATCACTATGGATGCCGACATGCAAGATAGTCCTGAAGAAATCCCAGCTCTTTATGATATGGTGGTTAAAGATGGCTTTGATATTGTTTCCGGCTGGAAAAAGAAAAGACATGACCCTATTAGCAAAACCATCCCTTCTAAATTTTTCAATTTTGTGACCCGTAAAATTTCGGGAATCAAATTGCATGATTTTAATTGTGGTTTAAAAGCTTACCGCAGTAAAGTAGTAAAAAACATAGAAGTCTATGGTGAAATGCATCGTTATATACCTGTGATAGCCAAATGGAATGGCTTTAGGAAGATAGGCGAAAAAGTAGTGCAGCACAGAGCTAGGAAATACGGAGAGACGAAATACGGTTTAGAGCGATTTTTATATGGATTTTTAGATCTGCTATCCATTACATTTGTTTCCAAGTTCAAGAAAAGCCCCATGCATTTCTTTGGTGCTTTTGGAACCTTATCTTTTATAGCAGGATTTTTCATTACTATTTATATCATAGGCAGAAAATTCTATGAGATTCATTATAAATTGCCTGTTAGGGAAGTCACAGATCAGCCCTTGTTCTTTTTGGCTTTAGTGGCTTTAATAGTTGGGGTTCAGTTATTCTTGGCGGGATTTGTAGGGGAAATGATCACCATGAATTCTCCAAGGAAAATAGATTACATAGTGGATGAACAAACCGGATTCTGA
- a CDS encoding glycosyltransferase: protein MRFYSVVIPIYNRPDEIKELLESLTQQTFTNFEIIIVEDGSQIKCEEICNSFKDKLNIQYFYKENSGQGFSRNFGFEKAKGDYYIVFDSDCIIPKDYFETVDHFLNENPLDAFGGPDAALDSFTIVQKAISYSMTSFFTTGGIRGGNKQLEKFRPRSFNMGISKEVFEKTGGYNITRMGEDIEFSIRIEKAGFKTGLIPNAKVYHKRRTRLDQFYKQLFFFGRGRINIFRFYKSELKAVHLLPVAFVLALFFWLSTALWQWELFQLGAAVLAVYFILIGIDAFMKTKNFLVAWLSLITSFIQLFAYGMGFLKESFAYLRQPEPEGVKA, encoded by the coding sequence ATGCGATTTTATTCCGTAGTTATCCCCATTTATAATCGTCCTGATGAAATTAAAGAGCTTTTAGAAAGCTTGACCCAGCAAACTTTTACAAATTTTGAGATCATTATAGTGGAAGATGGTTCTCAAATTAAGTGTGAGGAGATCTGCAATTCTTTTAAGGACAAGCTCAATATTCAATATTTCTATAAGGAAAACTCAGGACAAGGTTTTAGTAGAAATTTCGGCTTTGAGAAAGCAAAAGGAGATTACTATATCGTTTTTGATTCCGACTGCATCATTCCTAAAGATTATTTCGAAACAGTAGATCATTTCTTAAATGAAAATCCGCTTGATGCTTTTGGTGGACCTGATGCTGCTTTGGATAGTTTCACCATTGTGCAAAAAGCCATAAGTTATTCCATGACTTCTTTCTTTACCACAGGAGGAATAAGAGGCGGCAATAAGCAATTAGAGAAATTCCGTCCCAGGAGTTTCAATATGGGGATTTCAAAAGAAGTTTTTGAAAAAACCGGTGGCTATAACATCACCCGCATGGGAGAAGATATTGAGTTTAGCATCAGAATAGAAAAAGCAGGATTCAAAACGGGTTTAATTCCCAATGCGAAAGTTTACCATAAAAGAAGAACCAGACTAGATCAGTTTTACAAACAACTATTTTTCTTTGGAAGGGGTAGAATCAACATCTTTAGGTTTTATAAAAGTGAATTGAAAGCCGTTCATCTTTTGCCCGTGGCATTTGTATTAGCTTTATTTTTCTGGTTATCTACTGCCTTATGGCAATGGGAGTTATTTCAATTGGGAGCTGCTGTATTGGCGGTCTATTTTATATTGATAGGAATTGATGCCTTTATGAAAACCAAAAACTTCCTAGTGGCCTGGCTAAGTTTAATCACTTCCTTTATTCAGCTTTTTGCCTATGGAATGGGTTTTCTAAAAGAGAGCTTTGCTTATTTGAGGCAGCCTGAGCCTGAGGGGGTGAAAGCATAA
- a CDS encoding DUF3352 domain-containing protein: MKKVIIVVSVIVLIIALTFVYFFYLQPIKKNNPLMAVPPDASMIFQLENPFEEWNEITDNKIWNYLKTNPYFKEIGQEMDSLTVDMKSNSSLWELVMDRPMVMSVHKTRPKDYDFLYVIDLQRATQFDFIKNYINDFSDDIEKVYTRTYQDQEILEIKFIDSPTTYYLFIYDNLLSVSSTHILVEQSIDQLKKPILIRDFDFIDITKALGSNDINMYINYPAFSDYLKIWMDDSEDESSDIFSILKYSGMSLEATDKVLSVEGYTNVKKDKPNLLTALMNSGEGEIGVGTIVPDNASYFMSLGFDDAKEFYKQMEEVLKISEEGDSYMESKQKIEDYLDISIEDDFLSWIDNEIALIQLNSNSDKNKVELAVAIKHKDFDDTKERLGYIEQQIRKKTPVKFKGITYKGYDIQFLSIKGFFKLMFGSAFEGIDKPYYTIMDDYVVFSNSPRTLGKIISSVEEKSTLDHTKEYADFMENFDYESSLFIYLSANELLSDAERILDASSWKELKPHQPYFKSFPMIGMQIKADGDLLNHQIQLNYLNHEQISNWNDLVKESEFKEEEVADSTETEDEDLISIENILPEDLNSKTFIEYYENEQVKFEVSLKDGLKHGRYFQYDSLGNMVVKGRYRNDEKSGTWRFYDKDGDLIRKERF, translated from the coding sequence ATGAAAAAAGTCATTATTGTTGTTTCAGTAATAGTACTGATAATTGCTCTTACTTTTGTCTACTTTTTTTACCTCCAGCCCATTAAGAAAAATAATCCTTTGATGGCTGTTCCGCCTGATGCGAGCATGATTTTTCAACTGGAAAACCCCTTTGAGGAATGGAATGAAATCACCGATAATAAAATCTGGAATTACTTAAAAACCAATCCCTATTTTAAAGAAATCGGACAGGAAATGGACAGCTTGACGGTTGATATGAAAAGCAATTCAAGCTTGTGGGAACTGGTAATGGATCGTCCTATGGTGATGTCTGTCCATAAAACCAGACCGAAAGACTATGATTTCCTTTATGTGATCGATTTACAGCGCGCAACTCAATTCGATTTTATCAAAAACTACATTAATGATTTTAGTGATGACATCGAAAAAGTATATACCAGAACCTATCAAGACCAAGAAATCCTAGAAATCAAATTCATTGACTCCCCTACTACTTATTACCTGTTTATCTATGACAATCTTTTAAGTGTTTCTTCTACTCATATTCTTGTCGAACAATCCATTGACCAGTTGAAAAAGCCCATTTTAATTCGGGATTTTGATTTTATTGATATCACAAAAGCCTTGGGCTCAAATGATATTAATATGTACATCAATTATCCTGCATTTTCTGATTATTTAAAAATATGGATGGATGATTCTGAAGATGAAAGTTCAGATATATTCAGTATTTTGAAATATAGCGGAATGTCGCTAGAAGCCACTGATAAAGTATTATCAGTAGAAGGATATACAAATGTGAAAAAAGACAAGCCAAATCTGCTTACAGCTTTAATGAATTCCGGTGAGGGAGAGATCGGTGTGGGCACCATAGTTCCGGATAATGCTTCCTATTTTATGAGTTTGGGTTTTGATGATGCAAAAGAATTCTACAAGCAAATGGAGGAAGTCTTAAAAATTAGCGAAGAGGGTGATTCCTATATGGAAAGCAAGCAGAAAATTGAAGACTATCTCGATATTTCCATAGAAGATGATTTTCTAAGTTGGATCGATAATGAAATAGCTTTAATTCAGTTGAACTCCAATAGCGATAAAAACAAGGTAGAATTAGCTGTCGCAATTAAACATAAAGATTTTGACGACACCAAAGAGCGATTGGGCTACATTGAACAGCAAATCCGAAAGAAAACTCCTGTGAAATTTAAAGGGATTACCTACAAAGGATATGACATTCAGTTTCTTTCTATTAAAGGATTTTTTAAGCTTATGTTTGGAAGTGCTTTTGAAGGAATTGACAAACCTTATTACACTATAATGGATGATTATGTGGTCTTTAGTAATTCCCCTCGAACTTTGGGCAAAATTATTTCATCAGTCGAAGAAAAAAGCACCTTGGATCACACCAAAGAATATGCTGATTTCATGGAGAATTTCGATTATGAATCCAGTTTATTCATTTACCTCAGTGCTAATGAACTTTTAAGCGATGCCGAAAGAATATTAGATGCCTCATCTTGGAAAGAATTAAAGCCACATCAGCCCTACTTTAAAAGTTTTCCGATGATTGGGATGCAAATTAAAGCGGATGGAGACTTGCTAAATCATCAAATCCAACTGAATTATTTAAACCACGAGCAAATAAGCAATTGGAATGATTTAGTAAAAGAAAGCGAATTTAAAGAAGAGGAAGTAGCTGATTCTACCGAAACGGAAGATGAGGATTTAATTTCAATAGAAAATATTTTACCTGAAGACCTGAATAGCAAAACCTTTATTGAATACTATGAAAATGAGCAGGTTAAATTTGAAGTATCCCTTAAAGATGGCTTAAAACATGGCAGATATTTTCAATATGATAGCCTTGGAAATATGGTGGTGAAAGGTCGCTATAGAAATGATGAGAAATCAGGCACTTGGCGTTTTTATGATAAAGATGGAGATTTAATTCGGAAGGAAAGGTTTTGA